A region from the Planctomycetota bacterium genome encodes:
- the holB gene encoding DNA polymerase III subunit delta' codes for MAWARILGHESIIERFRQAVERGRLPHAYLFVGRDGIGKQLLARELAKAVLCLRGRGDACDLCPSCLKVEHGNHPDVTFVRRRDGGSKGEPRAQILIEQVREEIQDAIAYKPFEGRYKVFVVVDADRMTEEAQNCLLKTLEEPPPHSLLILIACRLEPFVDTVVSRCQIVRFRPLAASAVERILAEGHGVDPALARPLARLAQGSPGHALRCHGDGTFEAARSLLARLAGMQPGEEFTLSGELLDRARGDGASLADARERLKPMLDLVGLAWRDLFLRVTGQPEELRTWGDACDALAALGEGLGPAAAQHLAALAQETRDRLEANANLKLLLDRFVLDTGALLRHESPLAVR; via the coding sequence ATGGCCTGGGCGCGAATCCTCGGGCACGAGAGCATCATCGAGCGCTTCCGCCAGGCGGTGGAGCGCGGGCGGCTGCCGCATGCCTACCTGTTTGTGGGCAGGGACGGCATCGGCAAGCAACTGCTCGCGCGCGAACTGGCCAAGGCCGTGCTGTGCCTGCGGGGCCGGGGCGACGCGTGCGACCTGTGCCCCTCGTGCCTCAAGGTCGAGCACGGCAACCACCCCGACGTCACCTTCGTGCGCCGCCGCGACGGCGGCTCGAAGGGCGAGCCACGCGCGCAGATCCTGATCGAGCAGGTGCGTGAGGAGATACAGGACGCCATCGCCTACAAGCCGTTCGAGGGGCGCTACAAGGTGTTTGTGGTGGTGGACGCGGACCGGATGACCGAGGAGGCGCAGAACTGCCTGCTCAAGACCCTCGAGGAGCCGCCCCCGCACTCGCTCCTGATCCTGATCGCCTGCCGCCTCGAGCCGTTCGTGGACACGGTGGTGTCGCGCTGCCAGATCGTGCGGTTCCGCCCGCTGGCGGCGTCGGCGGTGGAGCGCATCCTGGCCGAGGGGCACGGGGTGGACCCCGCGCTCGCGCGGCCGCTGGCCCGCCTGGCCCAGGGCAGCCCCGGGCACGCGTTGAGATGCCACGGGGACGGCACGTTCGAGGCGGCCAGGAGCCTCCTCGCCCGCCTCGCCGGCATGCAGCCGGGCGAGGAGTTCACCCTGTCGGGCGAACTGCTCGACCGTGCCCGCGGGGACGGGGCCTCGCTGGCCGACGCGCGCGAGCGCCTCAAGCCGATGCTCGACCTGGTGGGCCTGGCCTGGCGCGACCTGTTCCTCCGCGTGACCGGGCAGCCGGAGGAATTGCGGACGTGGGGCGACGCGTGCGACGCGCTGGCGGCGCTCGGCGAGGGCCTCGGACCCGCGGCCGCCCAGCACCTCGCCGCACTCGCCCAGGAGACCCGCGACCGGCTCGAGGCGAACGCGAACCTCAAGCTCCTGCTCGACAGGTTCGTGCTCGACACGGGAGCTCTCTTGCGACACGAAAGCCCGCTGGCTGTGAGGTGA
- a CDS encoding lipoyl domain-containing protein encodes MARHEFRLPDLGEDAGSEAIVSFWYAEVGEGVEKDQGVLEMRTDKATFDVPAPVSGTLAEIRVHDDDKVKVGDILGIIETAS; translated from the coding sequence ATGGCACGCCACGAGTTCAGGCTGCCCGACCTGGGCGAAGACGCCGGCAGCGAGGCCATCGTGTCGTTCTGGTACGCCGAGGTGGGCGAGGGGGTGGAGAAGGACCAAGGCGTTCTGGAGATGCGCACCGACAAGGCGACCTTCGACGTCCCAGCCCCGGTCTCGGGCACGCTCGCCGAGATCCGCGTGCACGACGACGACAAGGTGAAGGTGGGCGACATTCTGGGGATCATCGAGACGGCCTCCTAG
- the ricT gene encoding regulatory iron-sulfur-containing complex subunit RicT has translation MYQMIACYGAMRHIGVFRSETSDLHRGEKCILRTDRGVELGEIVCRSEPSANAPEEQPIGQVLRRATPRDVARAEEIEESFASQEYKFCEAKIREHNLPMKLVSVEHLFGGDKIIFYFLADGRVDFRALVKDLAAQYRTRIEMRQIGVRDEARLLADVEHCGRMLCCKSFMKDLAPVTMRMAKAQKTTLDPAKISGRCGRLMCCLRFEDQSYAELREQLPRKGTRVKTPNGVGTVTGTETLKQMVSVDTGGDRDAVFHVSQIEVLGGGAEATGGPAPDDEASEPDTPPRPNTRR, from the coding sequence ATGTACCAGATGATCGCCTGCTACGGGGCGATGAGGCATATCGGAGTCTTCCGCAGCGAGACATCCGATCTCCACCGAGGCGAGAAGTGCATCCTGCGGACCGACCGCGGGGTGGAACTGGGCGAGATCGTCTGCCGCTCCGAGCCCAGCGCCAACGCGCCCGAGGAACAGCCCATCGGCCAGGTGCTGCGCCGGGCCACCCCGCGCGACGTCGCGCGCGCCGAAGAGATCGAGGAGAGCTTCGCCTCGCAGGAATACAAGTTCTGCGAGGCCAAGATCCGCGAGCACAACCTCCCGATGAAGCTCGTGAGCGTCGAACACCTCTTCGGCGGCGACAAGATCATCTTCTACTTCCTCGCCGACGGGCGGGTGGACTTCCGCGCCCTGGTGAAGGACCTGGCCGCCCAGTACCGCACCCGTATCGAGATGCGCCAGATCGGCGTCCGCGACGAGGCCCGCCTGCTGGCCGACGTGGAGCACTGCGGCCGCATGCTCTGCTGCAAGAGCTTCATGAAGGACCTGGCCCCCGTCACCATGCGGATGGCCAAGGCCCAGAAGACCACCCTCGACCCCGCGAAGATCTCGGGCCGCTGCGGGCGCCTCATGTGCTGCCTGCGCTTCGAAGACCAGAGCTACGCCGAACTCCGCGAGCAACTGCCCCGCAAGGGCACCCGCGTCAAGACGCCCAACGGCGTCGGCACCGTGACGGGCACCGAGACCCTGAAGCAGATGGTGAGCGTGGACACCGGCGGCGACCGCGACGCCGTGTTCCACGTCTCGCAGATCGAGGTCCTGGGCGGCGGAGCGGAGGCCACGGGAGGCCCCGCACCCGACGACGAGGCATCCGAGCCGGACACGCCGCCCCGGCCGAACACGAGGCGCTGA
- the lipA gene encoding lipoyl synthase: MASPSRRFPPWVRKRLPPEGAMRPVRELLRELGLHTVCQSAHCPNACECFARGTATFLILGSVCSRSCAFCAVTRGLPAPPDPDEPRRVAEAAARLGLSHVVVTSVTRDDLPDGGSGHFAATIAAIRAACTAAVEVLTPDFQGSEPCIRRVLEARPDVFNHNVETVPRLYPRVRPQAAYERSIEVLRLAAEAGEGAATKSGLMVGLGESHDEVLAVMRDLRDAGCQALTVGQYLRPSPEHLPVERFVPPEEFDTYQHEAEALGFAAVAAGPFVRSSYHADALAAGLCLAERS; the protein is encoded by the coding sequence ATGGCGTCTCCATCGAGGCGATTTCCGCCGTGGGTCCGCAAGCGCTTGCCGCCCGAGGGCGCGATGCGCCCGGTGCGCGAACTCCTGCGCGAGCTGGGGCTGCACACGGTGTGCCAGAGCGCGCACTGCCCGAATGCCTGCGAGTGCTTCGCGCGCGGCACGGCGACGTTCCTGATCCTCGGCAGCGTGTGCAGCCGCTCGTGCGCCTTCTGCGCCGTGACGCGCGGCCTGCCCGCGCCGCCGGACCCCGACGAGCCGCGTCGCGTGGCCGAGGCCGCCGCACGCCTGGGCCTGAGCCATGTGGTGGTGACGTCGGTGACCCGCGACGACCTGCCGGACGGCGGCAGCGGACACTTCGCGGCCACGATCGCCGCCATTCGCGCGGCCTGCACGGCCGCGGTCGAGGTCCTGACGCCCGACTTCCAGGGCAGCGAGCCGTGTATCCGCCGGGTCCTCGAGGCGCGCCCCGACGTGTTCAACCACAACGTCGAGACCGTGCCGAGGCTCTACCCGCGGGTGCGGCCGCAGGCGGCCTACGAGCGTTCGATCGAGGTCCTGCGTCTCGCCGCGGAGGCGGGGGAGGGCGCGGCCACGAAGAGCGGCCTGATGGTCGGCCTCGGCGAGAGCCACGACGAGGTGCTGGCCGTGATGCGCGACCTTCGCGACGCAGGCTGCCAGGCGCTCACCGTGGGCCAGTACCTGCGGCCGTCGCCTGAGCACCTGCCCGTCGAGCGGTTCGTCCCCCCCGAGGAGTTCGACACCTACCAGCACGAGGCCGAGGCGCTGGGCTTCGCGGCCGTGGCTGCCGGACCCTTCGTCCGCAGTTCCTACCACGCCGACGCCCTTGCCGCGGGCCTCTGCCTCGCAGAAAGGAGCTGA